In the Terriglobus sp. RCC_193 genome, ACTGGCACCGATTGAAAACGAAAAGTCGCTGGAAGACTTTCTCATCAACCGCTTTGGCCGACAGCTTTACCTCACCTTCTTCAAGAGCTACACGGAGAAGGTCTGGGGAACCCGCTGCGACGAAATCAGCGCAGAATGGGGAGCGCAGCGCATCAAGGGACTATCGCTGACCACGGCGATCAAGCATTTCCTGAAGAAATCCTTCAGCAAGAAGAACGCTGACGCAACGGACATACAGCAAAAGAAAACAGACACATCGCTGATTGAACGCTTCCTCTATCCCAAGTATGGTCCCGGTCAACTATGGGAGCATGTCGCGGAGAAGATCGTCAATAACGGCGGGGAGATTCATCTGGAAAGCACCGTCGTTGGCATTCACACAGAAGGCCATCGTGTGATCTCCGTGGATGCCTCTGATCCCCATGGCAACATCACAAACTATCCAGCAGACGTCTTCCTTTCCACCATGCCCATGCGCGATCTTGTCCGCGCCATGGAGCGCACTGGCACGGCCATTCCTGCAAATGTGAAGCAGGTGGCAGAAGGCCTTGTGTATCGCGATTTCATCACGATCGGTCTTCTCGTCGATCGACTTTCGGTTACAGAAAACGATGGCTCGCTGCTGAAGGACACATGGATTTATATCCAGGAACCGGACGTCCTGATAGGTCGCCTGCAGATCTTCAATAACTGGAGTCCGTACCTCGTTGCGTCCGACAAAATCTGGATTGGTTTGGAGTATTTCTGCTATGAGACGGACCCGTTATGGAGCATGCCGGACGACGAGTTAAAGCAACTTGGCGCAGCAGAACTGCACAAGATAGGCATTCTGCCTTCGCCACAGTTTGAAGATGCACATGTGGTTCGAGTACCCAAGACATATCCGGCTTACTTCGGAACATACGATCGCTTCGATGAACTTCGTGCGTTCACCGACCAGTTTGAAAACCTGTTCCTCGTAGGCCGCAATGGCATGCACAAGTACAACAATCAGGATCACTCGATGTTGACCGCGATGCAGGCCGTGGACAACGTCATACACGGCATTACGGACAAGCGCAATCTCTGGAAGATCAACTCGGAGATGGTCTATCACGAAGAGAAAGACGCAGAAGAAGTACCCGATGCTGAAGAAGACACGATGCGCGCTCCGACTGCCTAACGCAAATTAGGCAGTCGCACGAATACTTCATCGTCATATCGACGGATGTCATAGGTTTCCAGATCAGGGTCGGCAATGTTCTCGCTTTTGCCATTCGTTACGTCGAATCGCCATGCGTGATACGGGCACACCACCATACATCCATCCAGGTGTCCCGCAGACAGCGGTGCGCCCTGATGTGGGCAACGGTTATTGAATGCAACCAGCTTCCCTGCTGCCTGTGTCACGCAGATCTGCAGTCCATTGCGGCCTGCGAAAGTCTTCATTTTCCCTGCATCCGGCAGGTCGTTCGCATCGCACAGCTTCGCAATCATTCCAAACCCTTTTCCTGCCCGCACTTGACATCGCTTTCGCGGCACCCTAACGTGACATTCGCAAAGCACTTATCGTAGCGAGGACCGTTTGAGCACATCGCCATCCGCAGGCCGCACCCTTAAAGCCATTGTTACCGACGTCCAGTTCTGGGTGCCAGTCGCTGTTCTTGGCTTCGGCCTCGCATTGCTTATCGCGCTTCATTAAGCGTTAATTTTTCTTCAGGATTACTGCCCTGTCACAAGAACATTCATCCAAAGTTTCATCGCTCCATTCGCTCGGCGTTCTTTGCGGTCTGACCGCAGGCGTCTGGCTGGGAGCCGCAGAAGCGCCCACCAAACTCGTCACCGCAGGCTTTTCACCCTTTGCCATCTCACTCTGCATGGTGGCAGGCGTCTTTACCGCACGCTGGACTTTTCCGACGCTACTCAAGGGCACAGGTTACGTTTTCCGCGATCTGATGGCGCGCAAGCACCTTCTCGTCTGGGCAATTCTCGCAGGTGCGTTGTGGGCTGTTGCCAATACGCTGACCGTCTTCGCCATTAGGGATGTAGGCCTGGCCATCGCCTTCCCCATGTGGAACACCAACTCTCTGGTGGGCCTCTTCTGGGGGCGTGTTCTCTTTCGCGAACTGCAAGGTGCGGACGGCAAGACCACAACCAAGGTCGTTTTGGGAACCACCTGCATCATCATTGCAGCCATCATGCTTGGCTTCAGCACCCTTCACGGCGCCACCTCCACCGGCCACAACGCCATCGGCGGCGTACTGGCTGCCATTGGAGCCAGCCTGATGTGGGGCACCATGTATGTGCCTTATCGCAAAGCGTATCTGAGCGGTATGAATCCGCTATCATTCGTCACCGCTTTTACGGTCGGCGAATTGTTCACGATGTTCGCTCTCACCTGGACTCTGGACGGCGGACGTAACTCTTCCGCGTTCACCCTCGCACAGAGCGGCCCACTTCTCTTCTGGCTCTTCCTCGGCGGATTTGTCTGGGTCATTGGCGACCTCTTTCAGCAGTTCGCAACGAAGTATCTCGGCATCGGGCGCGGTATTCCGCTCTCGAATACGAACCAGCTTTGGGGACTGGCATGGGGCGCCCTGGTCTTTGGTGAACTTCGTAACGCCGACGGCTCACACAAGGCGTTGGTCATAGCAGGATCGCTCATCATGATCCTCGGGGCGCTGTTCATCAGCACGGCCAAGGCTTCCGTTGGCGAGCACACCTCGCGCAATAAGGCACTGGAACGCGAGTGCGACCGCTATGGCCTGGACTACCGCGAAACACTGCTGGCACAGGCGGGCGATGAGTTCTCCGGTCGTGAAGAAAAGCGGCGCTGGTGGGATTACCTCATCGTTGCCCTGGCTACCGGATTCTTCATTTTCCTGGCAGTACGTGCCGTAGTGCCGCCGTTGGAGATGAATTTCCGCTGGATGGCCCTGCTTGGCGTCGTCCTGGTGATAAGTCTGATTGCCGCCGGGATGCGCCTCCGTCGCGAAACACGCTTTTCCTGATACCCGCTGCACCATAAACTGGATTCACTGTGGCCGTACGACTGAAAGACATTGCGCGTGACCTGAACGTGTCCACCGTGACCGTTTCCAAAGTGCTGCGCGGCAACCCGGACATCAGCGAGGCCACGCGCGCGCGCGTGCTGCAGCGCATGCAGGAACTGAACTACCAGCCGAACATGCTGGCACGCGGGCTGGCCAGCGGGCGCACGTACACCGTTGGCCTGGTCGTTCCCGACCTGGTGCAGACCTTCTTCGCGGAGTTCGCAAAGTCACTCTCTGAAGTTCTGCGTGAGACGGGTCGAGCCCTCATCATCGCGTCTTCGGAAGACAACCCGGCAATTGAGCAATCGGAGATCCGCACGCTACTCAGCCGTGGCGTGGATGTGCTGCTCATTGCCTCGTGCCAGCAGAACCTGACCAGCATCTACCAGTCCGGTGATGAACGTACCCCGTACCTGCTGATTGACCGTAACCACCCGGAACTGGAAGCTCCTTTCGTGGGTGGTGATGATTTCGCTGTAGGCTGCATGGCCACGCAGCACCTCATCGATACCGGCAGAAAACGCATCGCCCACATCACGGGGCGTCCGCTCAGCCCATCGCTCGAGCGCGCCCGTGGCTATCGTGAAACGCTTGCGGCAAACCAGCTTTCGATGGACGAATCACTCGTCGTCCGCTTCGACCACATGGACGAAGCGGGTGACCGCGAAGGCTATGCTGCCATGCAACGCCTGCTGGAAACGCATCCTGATGTCGACGCGGTCTTCTGCTACAACGACCTTGCCGCCATCGGCGCTATGGAAGCCGCGCGTGACGCTGGGCGCTCCATCCCCGGCGATATCGCTTTCGTTGGCTGCGGCAACATGCGTTATGCCCGCTACCTGCGAACACCGCTGACTTCCATTGACCAGGGCACGGATCGCCTCGGCCAGCAGGCCGGACGACTGGCGATTCAACTCGCAGAACAGCCGAATCTTGAACCTCGCTCCGTTCTGTTGGAACCCTCGCTGGTCATCCGCGAATCCTCTCTGACAACTTCCGCCAAATAAGAACTTTTCTCCTTGCGCACCGTCTCATTGACTGGGTATAGTTACCGCTAACTAAGCGCTCGTAAGCAAAGGCGCGGCGGGGAGGGTTGTCATGGGTACTGCAATTGTTGATGTCGTGGGTGAGAACGGTTTGCCAATTGAGCATGAGTGGGACGAGTTTCTTGAGGGCCGCTACAAGGAAGGCAAGACCCAGGAAGAATTTCGAGTCTATGACGCGGCGGCAAACCCCGGCGTTGCAGAGTTTTACCGCCTGAACCACACCTTCCAGACACACGAGTATGTCCTGGGCAAAGAGAAGGAATACTTCGGCCTGACGCGCGGCAAAAAGAGCATCTGGGAAGCTGCGGAGTACCTGAATACCCTTGTCGACGACAGTGACCCCGACACCGATCTGACCCAGATCGAGCACCTGCTGCAGACCTCGGAAGCCATGCGCGCCAACAACGAGCCGCGCTGGATGGTTGCCACCGGTTTCGTCCATGATCTGGGCAAGTGCCTCTGCCTGTATGGCGAACCCCAATGGAGCGTCGTGGGCGACACCTTCCCCACCGGCTGCGCATACTCCGACCAGGTGGTCTTCCCCGAATACTTCAAAGCGAACCCGGATTACAACAATCCCCTGTACCAGACCAAGTACGGCATCTACGAGCCAAACTGCGGACTGGACAAGGTGAAAATGAGCTTCGGCCACGACGGCTACATCTACGAAGTCATGAAGAACTACCTCCCCATGGAGGCGCTCTACATGCTTCGTTATCACTCGTTCTACGCATGGCACCGTCACGGAGCGTACGACCACCTGTGCAATGAACAGGATCGCGCCATGCTTCCTTCAGTGCTTCGATTCAATCCCTACGACCTGTACTCGAAGGGCAACACTAAGCCGGATATGGCCGAACTGAAGCCTTACTACGACGAGCTTTTCGCTGAGTTCTTTCCCGAAAAGCTCGACTGGTAAATCAGCATCTTTCTCCAGCGCCCCCGGTTATCCGGGGGCCTTTTCGTTTCCTACGACCCAACAATATGGCGCTCTGTTTTTGCTTTCCAGGGGAGTACGATGAAGGAGATGTCGCACAAACCGAAGAGCACAAAGGTCGATCTGGTGGGCGTGGGTCTGAACGCCACCGATACTGTCATTCCCCTTGCCAGCTTCCCCGCCCTCGGTTCCAAGACCGAATATTCAGAGCGCAGTATCCTTCTTGGCGGCGAAGTCTCCACTGCTGTCATTGCCTGCCGACGCTGGGGCCTGCGGACGCGTTACATCGGCCGTCTTGGCGACGATTACGCCGCACGCCTCCATCGTGCCGCCTTTGACGATGTCGGTGTAGAAACGCACATCACCACCGTTGAGGATTCTGCCAGTCCGCAGTCGCTGATCCTTGTCGACGGCTCCGGTGAGCGCACGGTACTTTGCCATCGTGACCCGCGGCTTACGTTGCAACCGGAAGACCTTCACCGCGAATGGATCACTTCTGCTCGTGCGCTGCTCGTGGATGGCTATCACACCACTGCTGCGATCACCGCCGCCGGCTGGGCGCGTGAGGCCGGAATCCCCGTCATCGCAGATCTGGACGTCATCCGACCCGGAGTGGACGACCTGCTGCCATTGGTCGATTACGTTCTTGCCAGCCGCGAGTTCCCTTCCGCACTGACCGGCGAACCTGATCCATTGAAAGCTCTTAAACTTTTGCAGGAACGTGCGGATTGCAACCTTGCAGGTATCACCCTGGGGCTTGATGGTGTGCTCACCTTCAACGGCAAGCAGATCCTGCAGCGGCCAGCCTACCG is a window encoding:
- a CDS encoding LacI family DNA-binding transcriptional regulator, which translates into the protein MAVRLKDIARDLNVSTVTVSKVLRGNPDISEATRARVLQRMQELNYQPNMLARGLASGRTYTVGLVVPDLVQTFFAEFAKSLSEVLRETGRALIIASSEDNPAIEQSEIRTLLSRGVDVLLIASCQQNLTSIYQSGDERTPYLLIDRNHPELEAPFVGGDDFAVGCMATQHLIDTGRKRIAHITGRPLSPSLERARGYRETLAANQLSMDESLVVRFDHMDEAGDREGYAAMQRLLETHPDVDAVFCYNDLAAIGAMEAARDAGRSIPGDIAFVGCGNMRYARYLRTPLTSIDQGTDRLGQQAGRLAIQLAEQPNLEPRSVLLEPSLVIRESSLTTSAK
- a CDS encoding GRP family sugar transporter, which encodes MVAGVFTARWTFPTLLKGTGYVFRDLMARKHLLVWAILAGALWAVANTLTVFAIRDVGLAIAFPMWNTNSLVGLFWGRVLFRELQGADGKTTTKVVLGTTCIIIAAIMLGFSTLHGATSTGHNAIGGVLAAIGASLMWGTMYVPYRKAYLSGMNPLSFVTAFTVGELFTMFALTWTLDGGRNSSAFTLAQSGPLLFWLFLGGFVWVIGDLFQQFATKYLGIGRGIPLSNTNQLWGLAWGALVFGELRNADGSHKALVIAGSLIMILGALFISTAKASVGEHTSRNKALERECDRYGLDYRETLLAQAGDEFSGREEKRRWWDYLIVALATGFFIFLAVRAVVPPLEMNFRWMALLGVVLVISLIAAGMRLRRETRFS
- a CDS encoding Rieske (2Fe-2S) protein; translated protein: MIAKLCDANDLPDAGKMKTFAGRNGLQICVTQAAGKLVAFNNRCPHQGAPLSAGHLDGCMVVCPYHAWRFDVTNGKSENIADPDLETYDIRRYDDEVFVRLPNLR
- a CDS encoding NAD(P)/FAD-dependent oxidoreductase; protein product: MPSRKTALIIGAGPAGLTAALEFQKQSSIHPVVLEASGEIGGISRTVRYKGNRMDIGGHRFFSKNDRVMKWWLDQMPTERGADSKAAIAYQNTTRSIEGLAANSDKTAQEADLLMLIRPRKSRIYYLRRFFDYPITLTRDTLEKLGLLRAVRIGISYIESRLAPIENEKSLEDFLINRFGRQLYLTFFKSYTEKVWGTRCDEISAEWGAQRIKGLSLTTAIKHFLKKSFSKKNADATDIQQKKTDTSLIERFLYPKYGPGQLWEHVAEKIVNNGGEIHLESTVVGIHTEGHRVISVDASDPHGNITNYPADVFLSTMPMRDLVRAMERTGTAIPANVKQVAEGLVYRDFITIGLLVDRLSVTENDGSLLKDTWIYIQEPDVLIGRLQIFNNWSPYLVASDKIWIGLEYFCYETDPLWSMPDDELKQLGAAELHKIGILPSPQFEDAHVVRVPKTYPAYFGTYDRFDELRAFTDQFENLFLVGRNGMHKYNNQDHSMLTAMQAVDNVIHGITDKRNLWKINSEMVYHEEKDAEEVPDAEEDTMRAPTA
- a CDS encoding carbohydrate kinase family protein, whose product is MKEMSHKPKSTKVDLVGVGLNATDTVIPLASFPALGSKTEYSERSILLGGEVSTAVIACRRWGLRTRYIGRLGDDYAARLHRAAFDDVGVETHITTVEDSASPQSLILVDGSGERTVLCHRDPRLTLQPEDLHREWITSARALLVDGYHTTAAITAAGWAREAGIPVIADLDVIRPGVDDLLPLVDYVLASREFPSALTGEPDPLKALKLLQERADCNLAGITLGLDGVLTFNGKQILQRPAYRVSTVDTTGAGDLFHAGFIYGLLQGWPLERQLDYACAAAALNCTRAGARGRIGTVEEVTRIMLADQRYAIQNAVTEKAAS
- a CDS encoding inositol oxygenase family protein — protein: MGTAIVDVVGENGLPIEHEWDEFLEGRYKEGKTQEEFRVYDAAANPGVAEFYRLNHTFQTHEYVLGKEKEYFGLTRGKKSIWEAAEYLNTLVDDSDPDTDLTQIEHLLQTSEAMRANNEPRWMVATGFVHDLGKCLCLYGEPQWSVVGDTFPTGCAYSDQVVFPEYFKANPDYNNPLYQTKYGIYEPNCGLDKVKMSFGHDGYIYEVMKNYLPMEALYMLRYHSFYAWHRHGAYDHLCNEQDRAMLPSVLRFNPYDLYSKGNTKPDMAELKPYYDELFAEFFPEKLDW